AGCCCCGCCTCGGCGAGTATTATAGCATCATACATGCCTTGCTGTAGCTTACGTAGCCTTGTATCCACGTTGCCGCGTAGCGGCTTGAATACTAGGTCGCTCCGTACTCGCTTCAGCATAGCTACGCGCCGGGCGCTCGACGAGCCTACTACTGCTCCGCTAGGCAGATCCCATATCGTCTTGGCACCAGTACGCGTCACGAGTACATCGAAAGGTGAGGCACGGGGCGGCGTCATGGCCAGCACGAGGCCTGGGCTTACCTCGCTCGGTACGTCCTTGAGGCTATGCACCGCTATGTCTGCCCGGCCCTCTAATACTGCTAGGTTTACTTCCTTCTCGAAGAGGCCCTTACCACCTATCATGATGAACGGCTTGTCCTGGTGTATATCGCCCCGGGTCTTGACTATTACTAGCTCGAACTCTACCTCAGGGTGCCTCTTCTTTATCTCGTTGAGGGCTAGCTGTGTCTGTGCTAAGCTTAGCTTACTGCCCCTAGTTGCTACTCGTATCTTCATTGCTCCCGGAGCCTCTTGAAGGCCTCCTCGAGCGCCCTTATGGTCTCCTCGACTACCTCGACAGTGTGTGCTGCGCTCGTGAAGACTGCCTCCATCTGGCTTGGGGCTATGAAGACGCCGCGCTTTAGCAGCTCCATGTGGAGCTTGTTGTAGAGCTCGCGGTTGCTCTTCATAGCGTCGTCCGGTGATGCCACCTCACCGTCGACGAAGAATACCTGGAACATGTTCTCCACATAGTTCACTGTAGCCTTTATGTCGTAGCGGCTAATTAGGTCTTCAACAACCTTGACTAGCTTGGATGCCGCTTCACGTGCTACACGGTAGGGCTCTCCAGTCTCGAGCACCTCTATAGTAGCTAGACCAGCAGCCATTGTAACCGGGTGGGCGTTGAACGTGCCAGCGTTGAACACCTTGCCGCTAGGTGTGAGCTTTTCCATTATCTCGCGTGGCCCGGCCACTACGCCGATGGGGAAGCCTCCACCGACGATCTTGCCTAGGGTTGTTAGGTCGCCGCGAACCCCGTAGTACTCTTGCGCACCACCTAAGCCTAGGCGGAACCCCGTGATAACCTCATCCATTATGAGGAGAGCTCCATATCTGTCTGCCAGCTCACGGAGCCCCTTGAGGAAGCCGGGCTTAGGCGGTATGACGCCCGCGTTACCCGCTACGGGCTCCACTATTATTGCTGCTACTTGGTCTCCATGCCTCTTCATGATCCTCTCTACGCTCTCGAGATCGTTGTAACGAGCTACTAGCGTTAGCTTTGCAATCTCCTCGGGCACGCCGAGGCTTGAGGGGACACCATACTCCGCTGCTGCACTACCAGCACCAACTAGGACTGTATCGTGAGCACCATGATAACAACCATTGAACTTGATTATGTATTTGCGGCCCGTATAACCCCGTGCAAGCCTTATAGCTGCCATAGTGGCCTCTGTACCTGTGTTAACAAAGCGCACCATGCCGCCAGGGTGATAGTACTTGAGTATCTTCTTGGCCAGTTCTATCTCCAGCTCGCCGGGAGTTCCGTAGAGCCACCCATTCTCAAGCTGTTTCTTCACAGCCTCCATTACCTGGGGATGCTTATGCCCCAGGAACATTGGGCCATATGCAAGTACATAGTCTATGAGGCGCTCACCATCAACCGTGTAGAGGTACGGGCCCTCGGCCTTAGCGACGTAGAACGGGTATGGCTTTACTGCTGCACGTATAGGACTGTTGACGCCTCCAGGGAACAAGTTTAATGCTTCTTCGTAGAGCTTCTTGCTCTGTTCACCCGGCAAGAATAGTGCACCCTCGTGTTTAACGCAGTTGACACTTATCGAGCATTAAATTAGCTTAGTCCGGAAACGGTAGTTAGAACCTCCTCGAGACGTTTACTCCATAGGATCTGTTTTATCGCATCCCCGGAGGCTGCATCACCGCCCCCTAGGCTCTTCAACCCGGCCTCCGGGGGCCTACTATAGCCGCCTAGGGGGCTCTAGCCCCGTGACCCACAGCTCATCTATCTCTAAGGAGCCCGGCCATATTGTGTAATCACGGCCACACCGTATTAAACATAGAACTCTGGAGCATACAACCAGTGCCTAGCCTTGTAGAAAGATGCTCAAGGAGCTAGGGACAAGGCTGCAGTAAAAATAGATCCTAGCCACCAGTGTATTAGTGTCCGGGAGTTTTAGGCCACTACTTCTCCTTCTTCTTCTTGGCGCCGCCTCCACCGCCCTTACCCTTAGGCTCTATGAACTCCTTGAAGTACCAGCCATGGACGCGCTTTATGTGTTCTAGTAGTGCCTTTCTACGGTACATACCTCTACCACATACCGGGCACGGCCTAGCGCCGACCACAGCAGGTCCCCGTACTAGTCCAGGCTGAGAAGGTGGGGGTTAAGGCTGGTTCTCTCCCGTACGCGCTGCTACCAGTATCGCTTTACGGGTCTTCTCAAGGATATTTGGTGGCACTACCGCGAGGAATGGAGCCATATACTTGTGCTTAGCCGCCTCTATGAGCACTTCACTTCTTCCACCAGCTTCAAGGTAGCCACTTGCGATTAGACTAGCACGCTCCGGCCCACTCTGGGGAGTGTAGAGGAGGGAATAGTAGCACGCTACAGCTATATCCCATGCAGCATCCTGCATGTTTCTTAAATCTCGTGCCTGTTCTAAGTCTACAATGTACAAGTTCTCGCCATCATAGACGAAGTTACTCGGGTTGGAATCCCATAGAGCTATACCCGCAGCATGTAGGCGTGCCAACGTTACACCTAGTTCACGGTAGGGCTCGGGCGTTGACTCTTTCTGGAGCATAGCGATGAGGTCTTCACCCTCTATATAGCTATAGGCTGCCTGGCGGCGCCGAGGGTCTATAAGTATAGGCTCCGGTACATGGAATCCACGCTCAGCTAGGAAACGATTGTAGTAGTACTCGGCATTGAGCCGTGCTAATGCACGGAGACGGGGGCGGGGAAGGGGTAGTGACGCTATGGCGGCAGCCAACCATTTAACAGCAGTTATATCAGTATACCTCTTGACAACCGCAGGGCGGAAGCCACCAATTTCAACAGTTTTAGCACTCCTTATCATCCCTTTACGTTGAAGCTTTGCGTTGTCAAGCAGTCTCTTTACACCAGTTATGGTATAGAGCTGGTCTTCGAACTGCATTAGTTTTGTAGCAACGCGTGCAGAGTCTAGCCTTACAAGAAGTAGAGGATCTCTTGTCAGAGGATGAGGTTTACGGCTAATACCTTCAAGTATTATCGACTGTGGTATTGCTTGGAGTAGCGACAGCGAGACGCTGGAAGCTATATCGCCAATTATATGAACTATCTTGACTGCGCCACTAAGCTGAACGAAGGGTTTCAACCGTGCTCTCTTAGGCTGCTCAATAACACTCTTTGCCGGAATCCAACGACTCTTATATACATTGACTCCCAGAATCCTTTGGACTAGTACACGGAGCCAGGAGTAGTAGTCTCTACGCTGCAACATTAACTGATATACTACTCGGAGCCAGGGGTAGATTCTTTGGAGACGGGCCATCCTCGCGACTACAGGGTATATGTCTGCTACGAGCAAGCGTTCATAGTTCTTGTGGAAAAGTTTCTCCAGCCGACTTACCTCCTCTCTAAACACTCTAATGATGTAGCTTTCGATTAGTCTATGATATTGCTCTACGTCTCCCTCAACACTTACAGGCTTTAGGAGAAGCAGCGACGCTATTATCTCGCCTAGTAACGACTCCTCCACGTCCGCCAAGAAGACGTCACGCGATATGATAGCTTCTAGCCAGCCGGGCCTCCCGTCTACACAACTACCATTACTACCTAGTCCCAGAACTAGCCGGAGTCCTGGCAGTTCGTATGTGAGCTTTACTGCCGCCGCACACTCCCCCTGCAAGGTTCAAACCCTTATACTGCTGCACTCCTTAAACCCATCACGGACGTTGGGAAAATCCCCACTACTACTGGCTGAAGGATCCAAAGCCCTCTTATGGGCTAGGTGTTGCTACAACATACTCCCGCTAGCGTGCAACGGGGGTGTTTCTATTTACTCCCTTAGGAGACGCTCTCTAGACCATAAGGGAGCCAGCTGTGAACAAGCTATGTCTATATTATGACCCAGTTTTCGAGCTTCATTCACCACCCTATGGGTACCACATCGAATCTCCAGAGAGGCTAACTTATGCGATACAAGGTTTACAAGACTCACAGTTATGGAGCAGAGCTGAGCATCTTCCTGTTCCACGTCGCGGCGGAGAACTGTCAAGGATTCGGGAGGTACACAGCTGGGATTACGTCGAGGCTATACTCGATCTTGCAGAGCATGGAGGCGGCTACATAGACCCGGATACCTACGTCTCGCCGGGTACACCGCTCTCAACGCTTAGCTACGCCTCCGCTGTACTAGATGCAAGCGAGAAGCTGCTAAGCGGTATGTGCGACGTCGCTTTAGTGCTAGGCAGACCACCCGGTCACCATGCCGGCTACTTTGGGCGTGCAATGGGAGCACCAACACTTGGCTTCTGCATATTCAATGTATCCGCACTAGTTGCCCTTAACGTTCACCGCCTCGGATACGAAGTAGTCATCATAGACATCGACTTACACCACGGCAATGGCACACAAGATATATTATACAGTGAACCCGTATTCCATATAGATATACATCAAGATCCTTCAACAATC
The window above is part of the Pyrodictium delaneyi genome. Proteins encoded here:
- the hemC gene encoding hydroxymethylbilane synthase is translated as MKIRVATRGSKLSLAQTQLALNEIKKRHPEVEFELVIVKTRGDIHQDKPFIMIGGKGLFEKEVNLAVLEGRADIAVHSLKDVPSEVSPGLVLAMTPPRASPFDVLVTRTGAKTIWDLPSGAVVGSSSARRVAMLKRVRSDLVFKPLRGNVDTRLRKLQQGMYDAIILAEAGLQRLGLDIEYWRIPPEVLPPAPGQGILGIYTLYNRSDILPLLEEATDKDAMIMARAERAFLAYAGGGCHTPLGAYAWIEKGTLYMRAAVASPDGSKRVDVVMEGDPERPAQLGVDVALELRAKAKSAGITL
- the hemL gene encoding glutamate-1-semialdehyde 2,1-aminomutase, producing MPGEQSKKLYEEALNLFPGGVNSPIRAAVKPYPFYVAKAEGPYLYTVDGERLIDYVLAYGPMFLGHKHPQVMEAVKKQLENGWLYGTPGELEIELAKKILKYYHPGGMVRFVNTGTEATMAAIRLARGYTGRKYIIKFNGCYHGAHDTVLVGAGSAAAEYGVPSSLGVPEEIAKLTLVARYNDLESVERIMKRHGDQVAAIIVEPVAGNAGVIPPKPGFLKGLRELADRYGALLIMDEVITGFRLGLGGAQEYYGVRGDLTTLGKIVGGGFPIGVVAGPREIMEKLTPSGKVFNAGTFNAHPVTMAAGLATIEVLETGEPYRVAREAASKLVKVVEDLISRYDIKATVNYVENMFQVFFVDGEVASPDDAMKSNRELYNKLHMELLKRGVFIAPSQMEAVFTSAAHTVEVVEETIRALEEAFKRLREQ
- a CDS encoding phosphotransferase: MQGECAAAVKLTYELPGLRLVLGLGSNGSCVDGRPGWLEAIISRDVFLADVEESLLGEIIASLLLLKPVSVEGDVEQYHRLIESYIIRVFREEVSRLEKLFHKNYERLLVADIYPVVARMARLQRIYPWLRVVYQLMLQRRDYYSWLRVLVQRILGVNVYKSRWIPAKSVIEQPKRARLKPFVQLSGAVKIVHIIGDIASSVSLSLLQAIPQSIILEGISRKPHPLTRDPLLLVRLDSARVATKLMQFEDQLYTITGVKRLLDNAKLQRKGMIRSAKTVEIGGFRPAVVKRYTDITAVKWLAAAIASLPLPRPRLRALARLNAEYYYNRFLAERGFHVPEPILIDPRRRQAAYSYIEGEDLIAMLQKESTPEPYRELGVTLARLHAAGIALWDSNPSNFVYDGENLYIVDLEQARDLRNMQDAAWDIAVACYYSLLYTPQSGPERASLIASGYLEAGGRSEVLIEAAKHKYMAPFLAVVPPNILEKTRKAILVAARTGENQP
- a CDS encoding histone deacetylase family protein, which translates into the protein MNKLCLYYDPVFELHSPPYGYHIESPERLTYAIQGLQDSQLWSRAEHLPVPRRGGELSRIREVHSWDYVEAILDLAEHGGGYIDPDTYVSPGTPLSTLSYASAVLDASEKLLSGMCDVALVLGRPPGHHAGYFGRAMGAPTLGFCIFNVSALVALNVHRLGYEVVIIDIDLHHGNGTQDILYSEPVFHIDIHQDPSTIYPGTGWPWQTGEAEGRGTKLNVIAPPGTGDDLYVELFRRTLDLYQSLSSTPDLVIIDAGFDAYIEDGLGSLRLTTTSYYTIGSIIARIGAPILIILQGGYSSGLYRALPALLAGLLNMPNPFEEHPSRTENSIRRKALKHLDELKEHLESTPL